The Kitasatospora setae KM-6054 genome contains a region encoding:
- the ligA gene encoding NAD-dependent DNA ligase LigA gives MAAVEGWEDVPAEVRTRHAELATEIEEHRSRYYEQDAPVVTDAEFDALMRELEALEAAHPALATPDSPTRKVGGAPTALFAPVEHRERLLSLDNAMDDAELAAWAERVAAELAGIDYHYLCELKVDGLAVNLTYERGVLVRAATRGDGRVGEDITPNVRTIEGVPHRLRGEDLPELVEVRGEVYFPTAEFEALNASFEAENARRRQENEERAKEGKRPRALIRLFMNPRNAAAGSLRQKDPLITAARPLRLVVHGIGARTGFDIDNQSHAYDLLRGWGLPTARHNAVVGTLDEVRAFIARFGERRHSVEHEIDGVVVKVDEIALQGRLGATSKSPRWAIAWKYPPEEVTGRLTDIRIGIGRTGRATPYAVLEKPVKVAGSMVQYATLHNQQVVKAKGVLLGDTVVLRKAGDVIPEIVGPVHDLRDGGEREFVMPADCPECGSGLRPMSEGDIDLRCPNTRYCPAQIRERVAFLAGRNCLDVEGFGYVAATALTQPLEPTEPPVRDEGDIFGLTEERLLPIRVLVRDPRTSMPKLDDETGEQKEVFFFANNAGTARKDTTALLDNLRAARTSPLWRFLNGLSIRHVGPVAAQALAREFRDLDRVFAADETELTAVEGIGPTIARAVKEWYAEDWHREILEKWRAAGVVFTEEAEELGERPLEGLTVVVTGTLAGHTRDGAKEALASRGAKVTGSVSKKTHFVVAGDNPGSKYDKAVQLGLPVLDDAGFAVLLERGADAARAHLGLEPLGGADGGADGAREAGGAAAATGGAGTNEADAVGENAGEETVKKVS, from the coding sequence CCCGACTCGCCGACCCGGAAGGTCGGCGGCGCGCCCACCGCGCTGTTCGCCCCGGTCGAGCACCGCGAGCGGCTGCTCAGCCTCGACAACGCGATGGACGACGCGGAGCTCGCCGCCTGGGCCGAGCGGGTCGCCGCCGAGCTGGCCGGCATCGACTACCACTACCTGTGCGAGCTGAAGGTCGACGGCCTGGCCGTCAACCTGACGTACGAGCGCGGCGTGCTGGTGCGGGCCGCCACCCGCGGCGACGGCCGGGTCGGCGAGGACATCACCCCCAACGTCCGCACCATCGAGGGCGTCCCGCACCGGCTGCGCGGCGAGGACCTGCCGGAGCTGGTGGAGGTCCGCGGCGAGGTGTACTTCCCCACCGCCGAGTTCGAGGCGCTGAACGCCTCCTTCGAGGCCGAGAACGCCCGCCGCCGGCAGGAGAACGAGGAGCGCGCCAAGGAGGGCAAGCGGCCCCGGGCGCTGATCCGGCTGTTCATGAACCCGCGCAACGCCGCGGCCGGCTCGCTCCGGCAGAAGGACCCGCTGATCACCGCCGCCCGCCCGCTGCGGCTGGTGGTGCACGGCATCGGCGCCCGGACCGGCTTCGACATCGACAACCAGTCGCACGCCTACGACCTGCTGCGCGGCTGGGGCCTGCCCACCGCCCGGCACAACGCGGTGGTCGGCACGCTCGACGAGGTGCGGGCGTTCATCGCGCGGTTCGGCGAGCGGCGGCACTCGGTCGAGCACGAGATCGACGGCGTGGTGGTCAAGGTCGACGAGATCGCCCTCCAGGGCCGGCTCGGCGCCACCTCCAAGTCGCCGCGCTGGGCGATCGCCTGGAAGTACCCGCCGGAGGAGGTCACCGGCCGGCTCACCGACATCAGGATCGGCATCGGCCGCACCGGCCGGGCCACCCCGTACGCGGTGCTGGAGAAGCCGGTGAAGGTGGCCGGCTCGATGGTGCAGTACGCCACCCTGCACAACCAGCAGGTGGTCAAGGCCAAGGGCGTGCTGCTCGGCGACACCGTCGTGCTGCGCAAGGCCGGCGACGTCATCCCGGAGATCGTCGGCCCGGTCCACGACCTGCGGGACGGCGGCGAGCGGGAGTTCGTGATGCCCGCCGACTGCCCGGAGTGCGGCAGCGGGCTGCGCCCGATGTCCGAGGGCGACATCGACCTGCGCTGCCCCAACACCCGCTACTGCCCGGCCCAGATCCGCGAGCGGGTCGCCTTCCTGGCCGGCCGCAACTGCCTGGACGTCGAGGGCTTCGGCTACGTCGCCGCCACCGCGCTCACCCAGCCGCTGGAGCCGACCGAGCCGCCGGTGCGCGACGAGGGCGACATCTTCGGCCTCACCGAGGAGCGGCTGCTGCCGATCCGGGTGCTGGTCCGCGACCCGCGGACCAGCATGCCCAAGCTGGACGACGAGACCGGCGAGCAGAAGGAGGTGTTCTTCTTCGCGAACAACGCGGGCACCGCCCGGAAGGACACCACCGCCCTGCTCGACAACCTGCGCGCCGCCCGGACCAGCCCGCTCTGGCGCTTCCTGAACGGCCTGTCGATCCGGCACGTCGGCCCGGTCGCCGCCCAGGCGCTGGCCCGCGAGTTCCGCGACCTCGACCGGGTCTTCGCCGCCGACGAGACCGAGCTGACCGCCGTCGAGGGCATCGGGCCGACCATCGCCCGGGCCGTCAAGGAGTGGTACGCCGAGGACTGGCACCGGGAGATCCTGGAGAAGTGGCGCGCCGCCGGCGTGGTCTTCACCGAGGAGGCCGAGGAGCTCGGCGAACGCCCGCTGGAGGGCCTCACCGTGGTGGTCACCGGCACGCTGGCCGGCCACACCCGGGACGGCGCCAAGGAGGCGCTCGCCTCGCGCGGCGCCAAGGTCACCGGCTCGGTGTCGAAGAAGACGCATTTCGTGGTGGCCGGAGACAATCCAGGCTCGAAGTACGACAAGGCGGTGCAGCTGGGCCTCCCGGTGCTGGACGACGCCGGATTCGCCGTCCTGCTGGAGCGGGGCGCGGACGCGGCCCGGGCGCACCTCGGCCTGGAGCCGCTCGGCGGCGCGGACGGGGGCGCGGACGGCGCGCGGGAGGCGGGCGGGGCGGCCGCCGCGACCGGCGGTGCGGGGACGAACGAGGCCGACGCGGTGGGGGAGAATGCCGGTGAAGAGACGGTGAAGAAGGTTTCCTGA
- a CDS encoding putative bifunctional diguanylate cyclase/phosphodiesterase encodes MDRTTGGAPTRPPQGVAGAVLLLGVLLAGAAPLIPLAVLVYRYEPELLPLFAVPLAVLVAAWRIARDRARDQLTDPLTDLPNRQALLIATQEALARHETEPGHGVGLILLDLDRFRSLNDALGHTAGDRLLVHIARRLHRALRTGAGHPRDGEDATVLPPPVGRGERPVVARMGGDEFAVLLPGVGDTEVLERIAQALIAELAAPIRLDGLLLVLEASAGVCAYPTHAPDAESLLRRADVAMGHAQHSRSGVECYDEARDLDTPYRIGLLGDLRRAIEMSEVQLHYQPKVAFDGSVVGLEALVRWDRAGQGRVAPDEFIALAESSGLMPRLTDYVLESAVGQIARWRHQGLMVPVAVNVSPRDVLNPGFAARVAGHLTRHQVPAAALQLEITERLLLDDSRRAADTLAELRRYGVRMSLDDFGTGHSSLVRLRSLPVGELKIDRSFVSRMVADDHDAAVVRCSVELAHSLGLTVVAEGVEDDETWERLHDMGVDAVQGWLVSAALPADQATAWLLVRRNDAPPVESLPR; translated from the coding sequence ATGGATCGTACGACCGGCGGCGCGCCCACACGCCCGCCGCAGGGGGTGGCAGGGGCGGTCCTGCTGCTCGGCGTGCTGCTGGCCGGGGCCGCGCCGCTCATCCCGCTGGCCGTCCTGGTGTACCGCTACGAACCCGAACTGCTCCCGCTGTTCGCGGTTCCGCTCGCCGTGCTGGTCGCCGCCTGGCGGATCGCCCGGGACCGGGCGCGGGACCAGCTCACCGACCCGCTGACCGACCTGCCCAACCGGCAGGCCCTGCTGATCGCCACCCAGGAGGCACTCGCCCGGCACGAAACCGAACCCGGCCACGGCGTCGGGCTGATCCTGCTCGACCTGGACCGCTTCCGCTCGCTCAACGACGCCCTCGGCCACACCGCGGGCGACCGGCTGCTGGTGCACATCGCGCGCCGGCTGCACCGCGCCCTGCGCACCGGCGCCGGCCACCCCAGGGACGGCGAGGACGCCACCGTGCTGCCCCCGCCGGTCGGCCGCGGCGAACGCCCGGTGGTCGCCCGGATGGGCGGCGACGAGTTCGCCGTGCTGCTGCCCGGGGTGGGCGACACCGAGGTGCTGGAACGGATCGCGCAGGCCCTGATCGCCGAACTGGCCGCGCCGATCCGGCTGGACGGCTTACTGCTCGTCCTGGAGGCCAGCGCCGGGGTGTGCGCCTACCCGACGCACGCCCCGGACGCAGAATCGCTTCTGCGCCGGGCGGACGTCGCGATGGGCCACGCCCAGCACAGCCGCAGCGGCGTCGAGTGCTACGACGAGGCCCGCGACCTCGACACCCCGTACCGGATCGGCCTGCTCGGCGACCTGCGCCGGGCCATCGAGATGAGCGAGGTGCAGCTGCACTACCAGCCCAAGGTGGCCTTCGACGGCAGCGTCGTCGGCCTGGAGGCGCTGGTCCGCTGGGACCGGGCCGGGCAGGGGAGGGTCGCGCCGGACGAGTTCATCGCCCTCGCCGAGTCCTCCGGGCTGATGCCCCGGCTCACCGACTACGTGCTGGAGAGCGCCGTCGGGCAGATCGCCCGCTGGCGCCACCAGGGCCTGATGGTGCCGGTCGCCGTCAACGTCTCGCCGCGCGACGTCCTCAACCCCGGCTTCGCCGCCCGGGTCGCCGGACACCTCACCCGGCACCAGGTGCCGGCCGCCGCGCTCCAGCTGGAGATCACCGAACGGCTGCTGCTCGACGACAGCCGGCGGGCCGCCGACACCCTCGCCGAACTGCGGCGCTACGGCGTCCGGATGTCGCTGGACGACTTCGGCACCGGCCACTCCTCGCTGGTGCGGCTGCGCAGCCTGCCGGTCGGCGAGCTCAAGATCGACCGCTCCTTCGTCTCCCGGATGGTCGCCGACGACCACGACGCCGCCGTGGTGCGCTGCTCGGTCGAGCTCGCCCACTCGCTCGGGCTGACCGTGGTCGCCGAGGGCGTCGAGGACGACGAGACCTGGGAGCGCCTGCACGACATGGGCGTGGACGCCGTCCAGGGCTGGCTGGTCTCCGCGGCGCTGCCCGCCGACCAGGCCACCGCCTGGCTGCTGGTGCGCCGCAACGACGCGCCGCCGGTGGAGTCGCTGCCGCGCTAG
- the gatC gene encoding Asp-tRNA(Asn)/Glu-tRNA(Gln) amidotransferase subunit GatC, with amino-acid sequence MPGITREEVAHLARLSRLELQAEELDHFAEQLDVIIGAVARVSEVAGQDVPPTSHPLPLTNVMRADEVRPSLTPEQALSGAPASEDQRFRVPQILGED; translated from the coding sequence ATGCCTGGCATCACGCGCGAGGAGGTCGCCCACCTCGCCCGGCTGTCGCGTCTGGAGTTGCAGGCGGAGGAGTTGGACCACTTCGCCGAGCAGCTCGACGTGATCATCGGCGCGGTCGCCCGCGTTTCCGAGGTCGCGGGGCAGGACGTCCCGCCGACCTCGCACCCCCTCCCGCTCACCAACGTGATGCGGGCGGACGAGGTGCGGCCGTCGCTGACCCCGGAGCAGGCCCTGTCCGGCGCCCCGGCCAGCGAGGACCAGCGTTTCCGCGTGCCGCAGATCCTCGGGGAGGACTGA
- the gatA gene encoding Asp-tRNA(Asn)/Glu-tRNA(Gln) amidotransferase subunit GatA codes for MTELIKYTAAETATAIAKGEVTAVEVAQAHLDRIDAVDKKVNAFLHVDHEGALAAARAVDAKRASGAELGPLAGVPLALKDVFTTKGMPTTCGSKILEGWVPPYDATLTKRLKDADVVILGKTNMDEFAMGSSTENSAYGPTGNPWDLGRIPGGSGGGSAAALAAFEAPLAIGTDTGGSIRQPGAVTGTVGVKPTYGSVSRYGLVAFSSSLDQGGPCARTVLDTALLHEAIAGHDPLDSTSIDAPVPDVVAAARMRDVRGMRIGVVKEFAGEGYQAGVMQRFEESVELLRELGAEVVEVSCPSFTLAMPAYYLIAPSEASSNLARFDAMRYGLRVGDDGTRSAEQVTALTREAGFGAEVKRRIILGTYALSSGYYDAYYGSAQKVRTLISRDFDAAFAGVDVLVSPTTPTTAFPLGERTDDPLAMYLADLCTIPSNLAGNAAMSLPCGLAPEDNLPVGLQIIAPAMADDRLYRVGGAVEAALNDKWGHALLEEAPAL; via the coding sequence ATGACCGAGCTGATCAAGTACACGGCGGCCGAGACCGCCACCGCGATCGCCAAGGGCGAGGTCACGGCCGTCGAGGTCGCCCAGGCCCACCTGGACCGGATCGACGCCGTCGACAAGAAGGTCAACGCCTTCCTGCACGTCGACCACGAGGGCGCGCTGGCCGCGGCCCGCGCCGTCGACGCCAAGCGCGCCTCCGGCGCCGAGCTGGGCCCGCTGGCCGGCGTGCCGCTCGCGCTCAAGGACGTCTTCACCACCAAGGGCATGCCGACCACCTGCGGCTCGAAGATCCTCGAGGGCTGGGTGCCGCCGTACGACGCCACCCTGACCAAGCGCCTCAAGGACGCCGACGTCGTCATCCTCGGCAAGACCAACATGGACGAGTTCGCGATGGGCTCCTCCACCGAGAACTCCGCCTACGGCCCGACCGGCAACCCCTGGGACCTCGGCCGGATCCCCGGCGGCTCCGGCGGCGGCTCGGCGGCCGCGCTGGCCGCCTTCGAGGCGCCGCTGGCGATCGGCACCGACACCGGCGGCTCGATCCGCCAGCCCGGCGCCGTCACCGGCACCGTCGGCGTCAAGCCGACCTACGGCTCGGTGTCCCGCTACGGCCTGGTCGCGTTCTCCTCCTCGCTGGACCAGGGCGGCCCGTGCGCCCGCACCGTGCTCGACACCGCCCTGCTGCACGAGGCGATCGCCGGCCACGACCCGCTCGACTCCACCTCCATCGACGCCCCCGTCCCGGACGTGGTCGCCGCCGCCCGGATGCGCGACGTGCGCGGCATGCGGATCGGCGTCGTCAAGGAGTTCGCCGGCGAGGGCTACCAGGCCGGCGTCATGCAGCGCTTCGAGGAGTCCGTCGAGCTGCTGCGCGAACTGGGCGCCGAGGTCGTCGAGGTCTCCTGCCCGTCCTTCACGCTGGCGATGCCCGCCTACTACCTGATCGCCCCGTCCGAGGCGTCCTCGAACCTCGCCCGGTTCGACGCGATGCGCTACGGCCTGCGGGTCGGCGACGACGGCACCCGCTCCGCCGAGCAGGTCACCGCGCTCACCCGGGAGGCCGGCTTCGGCGCCGAGGTCAAGCGCCGCATCATCCTCGGCACCTACGCGCTGTCCTCCGGCTACTACGACGCCTACTACGGCTCCGCGCAGAAGGTCCGCACCCTGATCTCGCGGGACTTCGACGCCGCCTTCGCGGGCGTGGACGTGCTGGTCTCCCCGACCACCCCGACCACCGCCTTCCCGCTCGGCGAGCGCACCGACGACCCGCTGGCGATGTACCTCGCCGACCTGTGCACCATTCCCTCGAACCTCGCCGGCAACGCGGCCATGTCGCTGCCCTGCGGCCTCGCCCCGGAGGACAATCTCCCGGTCGGCCTGCAGATCATCGCCCCCGCGATGGCGGACGACCGCCTCTACCGTGTGGGCGGCGCCGTCGAGGCCGCGCTCAACGACAAGTGGGGCCACGCCCTGCTGGAGGAGGCACCGGCACTGTGA
- the gatB gene encoding Asp-tRNA(Asn)/Glu-tRNA(Gln) amidotransferase subunit GatB, which yields MSVMSLVSYEEALASYDPVMGLEVHVELGTKTKMFCGCSTELGAEPNAQTCPTCLGLPGSLPVVNAVGVESAIRIGLALNCEIAEWCRFARKNYFYPDMPKNFQTSQYDEPIAFNGYLDVQLEDGEVFRVQIERAHMEEDTGKSTHVGGATGRIHGAEYSLLDYNRAGIPLIEIVTKPIEGAGHRAPEVAKAYVAELRELIKALGVSEARMDKGQMRCDVNLSLRPHGTETFGTRSETKNVNSLRSVERAARFEIQRHATVLGDGGTIVQETRHFHEEDGSTTAGRIKDNAEDYRYFPEPDLVPVAPAREWVEELRAALPELPRVRRARLQAEWGLSDQDMQSVLNAGAVEPISETIAAGAPADQARKWWMGELARRANETGTELSEQPITPAQVARVCALVAEGKLNDKLARQVIEGVLAGEGEPDEVVAKRGLAVVSDDSALGAAVDQAIADNPDVAAKIRDGKVQAVGALVGAVMKTTRGQADAARVKDLILEKLA from the coding sequence GTGAGCGTCATGAGCCTGGTCTCCTACGAGGAGGCTCTCGCCTCGTACGACCCGGTGATGGGCCTTGAGGTCCACGTCGAGCTGGGTACCAAGACCAAGATGTTCTGCGGCTGCTCCACCGAGCTGGGGGCCGAGCCGAACGCGCAGACCTGCCCGACCTGCCTCGGCCTGCCCGGCTCGCTGCCGGTGGTCAACGCGGTCGGCGTGGAGTCGGCGATCCGGATCGGGCTCGCGCTGAACTGCGAGATCGCCGAGTGGTGCCGGTTCGCCCGGAAGAACTACTTCTACCCGGACATGCCGAAGAACTTCCAGACCAGCCAGTACGACGAGCCGATCGCCTTCAACGGCTACCTCGACGTGCAGCTGGAGGACGGCGAGGTCTTCCGGGTGCAGATCGAGCGCGCCCACATGGAGGAGGACACCGGCAAGTCCACCCACGTCGGCGGCGCCACCGGCCGGATCCACGGCGCGGAGTACTCGCTGCTGGACTACAACCGGGCCGGCATCCCGCTGATCGAGATCGTCACCAAGCCGATCGAGGGCGCGGGCCACCGGGCCCCCGAGGTCGCCAAGGCGTACGTCGCCGAACTGCGCGAGCTGATCAAGGCGCTGGGCGTCTCCGAGGCCCGGATGGACAAGGGCCAGATGCGCTGCGACGTCAACCTGTCGCTGCGGCCCCACGGCACCGAGACCTTCGGCACCCGCAGCGAGACCAAGAACGTCAACTCGCTGCGCAGCGTCGAGCGGGCCGCCCGGTTCGAGATCCAGCGGCACGCCACCGTCCTCGGCGACGGCGGCACCATCGTCCAGGAGACCCGGCACTTCCACGAGGAGGACGGCTCCACCACGGCTGGCCGGATCAAGGACAACGCCGAGGACTACCGGTACTTCCCCGAGCCCGACCTGGTGCCGGTCGCCCCGGCCCGGGAGTGGGTCGAGGAGCTGCGGGCCGCCCTGCCCGAGCTGCCCCGGGTCCGCCGGGCCCGGCTGCAGGCCGAGTGGGGCCTGAGCGACCAGGACATGCAGTCGGTGCTCAACGCCGGCGCGGTGGAGCCGATCTCGGAGACCATCGCGGCCGGCGCCCCCGCCGACCAGGCCCGCAAGTGGTGGATGGGCGAGCTGGCGCGGCGCGCCAACGAGACCGGCACCGAGCTGTCCGAGCAGCCGATCACCCCGGCCCAGGTGGCCCGGGTGTGCGCGCTGGTCGCCGAGGGCAAGCTCAACGACAAGCTGGCCCGCCAGGTCATCGAGGGCGTCCTGGCCGGCGAGGGCGAGCCGGACGAGGTCGTCGCCAAGCGCGGCCTCGCCGTGGTCTCGGACGACTCCGCGCTCGGCGCGGCCGTCGACCAGGCCATCGCCGACAACCCGGACGTCGCCGCGAAGATCCGCGACGGCAAGGTCCAGGCGGTGGGCGCGCTGGTCGGCGCGGTCATGAAGACCACCCGCGGGCAGGCCGACGCGGCGCGGGTCAAGGACCTGATCCTGGAGAAGCTGGCATAA
- a CDS encoding helix-turn-helix transcriptional regulator — translation MEQTVSPVFVGRGRETGLLAAALDRAGAGEPQAVLVGGEAGVGKTRLIEEFLAQAEADGAVTALGACLEVGAEGLPYGPLSAALRRLHRRLGPELDAAAAGLEGHLARLLPDFGEADGEGNDEYGRARLFEHTARLFERLSEGRTLLLAIEDLHWSDRSTRELLAYLVRTLHRSRVLIVATYRTDDLHRRHPLRPFLAELERLRTVQRLELERLDRPEVAAQLAGILGPQAPGRDVVDRIHRRSEGNPFFVEELATAYRDGCLACVTESLRDILLVRVEALPEETQRIVRIAAEGGSRIEHALLAAVVAESGAGGEDALISALRTAVGANILRPDTDGEGYRFRHALVREAVSDDLLPGERRAVNRRFATVLEADPELVRAEQRTARLADYWYRAHQPARALPAALDAARVARRRNAFAEQLTMLERAIELWETVAEPALATTLRPHDWADTYPPCACDDGEHDGCDRLQLVDVLAEAVVAARRAGDRDRGQSLARRALALVDEERNPLRAAWFRLQRAKMLDHLKRLGGLEEITYAQRLVRDLGPTAVQAEALALEAAHGLLRSPGTEAVATAERAVEIARQVDAPSVEVHARVTLAGLLGDFDDPERAVALLTEAVEQARPLGNDDVYTRGLNNLASMLLSYGRAADAVTAAREGLDAARRSGLLLNTGPILTGNLAEALLAVGRTAEAAAVLADWDDKPEADTHGEFMDRLRGELALLRGEFAEAETHWKAAQASGGGGAQPQHVLPTAALGIRLAVRLGRPEQARERLAEALDGTVLAGQDGHLFPLLTHAAEAEADQYPRTPDGEAALARIADLADRLTPRCALDRGWAALLAGELARAAGRPTAAHRRTALAELRTTALPGPLTRALLRTAEDAAAGGDREEAAALLREAAELADRGGDLTTRRDAALLAERLGLGARKGAPAEEGLGLTPRERDVLRQLARGRSNRQIAEQLFISPKTASVHVSNILAKLAVGGRGEAAALAHRLRLFPEEAGAGGS, via the coding sequence ATGGAGCAGACAGTCAGCCCGGTGTTCGTCGGACGCGGCCGGGAGACCGGCCTGCTCGCCGCCGCGCTGGACCGGGCGGGGGCGGGGGAGCCGCAGGCCGTGCTGGTCGGCGGCGAGGCGGGGGTCGGGAAGACCCGGCTGATCGAGGAGTTCCTGGCCCAGGCCGAGGCGGACGGCGCGGTCACCGCGCTCGGCGCCTGCCTGGAGGTCGGCGCCGAGGGCCTGCCCTACGGGCCGCTCTCGGCCGCGCTGCGCCGCCTGCACCGGCGCCTGGGGCCGGAGTTGGACGCGGCGGCGGCCGGCCTGGAGGGCCACCTGGCCCGGCTGCTGCCGGACTTCGGCGAGGCCGACGGCGAGGGCAACGACGAGTACGGCCGGGCCCGGCTGTTCGAGCACACCGCCCGGCTGTTCGAGCGGCTCAGCGAGGGGCGGACGCTGCTCCTCGCGATCGAGGACCTGCACTGGTCCGACCGCTCCACCCGGGAACTGCTCGCCTACCTGGTCCGCACCCTGCACCGCTCCCGGGTGCTGATCGTCGCCACCTACCGCACCGACGACCTGCACCGCCGGCACCCGCTGCGGCCCTTCCTGGCCGAGCTGGAGCGGCTGCGCACCGTCCAGCGGCTCGAACTCGAACGGCTCGACCGGCCCGAGGTGGCCGCCCAACTCGCGGGCATCCTCGGCCCTCAGGCCCCCGGACGGGACGTGGTGGACCGGATCCACCGCCGCTCCGAGGGCAACCCGTTCTTCGTCGAGGAACTCGCCACCGCCTACCGCGACGGCTGCCTGGCCTGCGTCACCGAGTCGCTCCGCGACATCCTGCTGGTCCGGGTCGAGGCGCTGCCCGAGGAGACCCAGCGGATCGTCCGGATCGCCGCCGAGGGCGGCTCCCGGATCGAGCACGCCCTGCTCGCCGCCGTCGTCGCGGAGAGCGGCGCGGGCGGCGAGGACGCGCTGATCTCCGCGCTGCGCACCGCCGTCGGCGCCAACATCCTGCGCCCCGACACCGACGGCGAGGGCTACCGGTTCCGGCACGCGCTGGTCCGCGAGGCGGTCTCCGACGACCTGCTGCCCGGCGAACGGCGGGCCGTCAACCGGCGGTTCGCCACCGTCCTGGAGGCCGACCCCGAACTGGTCCGGGCCGAGCAGCGCACCGCCCGGCTCGCCGACTACTGGTACCGCGCCCACCAGCCCGCCCGCGCGCTGCCCGCCGCCCTGGACGCGGCCCGGGTCGCCCGCCGGCGCAACGCCTTCGCCGAACAGCTCACCATGCTCGAACGCGCCATCGAACTCTGGGAGACCGTCGCCGAACCGGCCCTCGCCACCACCCTGCGCCCGCACGACTGGGCCGACACCTACCCGCCGTGCGCCTGCGACGACGGCGAGCACGACGGCTGCGACCGGCTGCAACTCGTCGACGTGCTCGCCGAGGCGGTGGTCGCCGCCCGCCGGGCCGGCGACCGCGACCGCGGCCAGAGCCTGGCCCGCCGCGCCCTCGCCCTGGTCGACGAGGAGCGCAACCCGCTGCGCGCCGCCTGGTTCCGGCTCCAGCGCGCCAAGATGCTCGACCACCTCAAGCGGCTCGGCGGCCTGGAGGAGATCACGTACGCCCAGCGCCTGGTCCGCGACCTCGGCCCGACCGCCGTGCAGGCCGAGGCGCTCGCCCTGGAGGCCGCGCACGGCCTGCTCCGCAGCCCGGGCACCGAGGCGGTGGCCACCGCCGAGCGCGCCGTCGAGATCGCCCGGCAGGTCGACGCGCCCTCCGTCGAGGTGCACGCCCGGGTCACCCTGGCCGGCCTGCTCGGCGACTTCGACGACCCCGAGCGCGCCGTCGCCCTGCTCACCGAAGCCGTCGAACAGGCCCGGCCGCTCGGCAACGACGACGTCTACACCCGCGGCCTGAACAACCTCGCCAGCATGCTGCTCTCCTACGGCCGCGCCGCCGACGCCGTCACCGCCGCCCGCGAGGGCCTGGACGCCGCCCGGCGCAGCGGACTGCTGCTCAACACCGGCCCGATCCTCACCGGCAACCTCGCCGAGGCGCTGCTCGCGGTCGGCCGCACCGCGGAGGCCGCCGCCGTCCTCGCCGACTGGGACGACAAGCCCGAAGCCGACACCCACGGCGAGTTCATGGACCGGCTGCGCGGCGAACTCGCCCTGCTGCGCGGCGAGTTCGCCGAGGCCGAGACGCACTGGAAGGCCGCCCAGGCCAGCGGCGGCGGCGGCGCCCAGCCCCAGCACGTGCTGCCCACCGCCGCCCTCGGCATCCGGCTCGCCGTCCGCCTCGGCCGCCCCGAGCAGGCCCGCGAACGGCTCGCCGAAGCCCTCGACGGCACCGTCCTGGCCGGCCAGGACGGGCACCTGTTCCCACTGCTCACGCACGCCGCCGAAGCCGAGGCCGACCAGTACCCGCGCACCCCCGACGGCGAGGCCGCGCTCGCCCGGATCGCCGACCTCGCCGACCGGCTCACCCCGCGCTGCGCCCTCGACCGCGGCTGGGCCGCCCTGCTGGCCGGCGAACTCGCCCGCGCCGCCGGCCGCCCCACCGCCGCCCACCGGCGGACCGCCCTCGCCGAACTGCGCACCACCGCCCTGCCCGGACCGCTCACCCGCGCCCTGCTCCGCACCGCCGAGGACGCCGCCGCCGGCGGCGACCGGGAGGAGGCCGCCGCGCTGCTCCGCGAGGCCGCCGAACTGGCCGACCGCGGCGGCGACCTGACCACCCGGCGGGACGCCGCGCTGCTCGCCGAGCGGCTCGGCCTCGGCGCCCGCAAGGGGGCCCCCGCCGAGGAAGGCCTCGGCCTCACCCCGCGCGAGCGCGACGTGCTGCGCCAGCTCGCCCGCGGCCGCAGCAACCGGCAGATCGCCGAGCAGCTGTTCATCTCGCCGAAGACCGCCAGCGTGCACGTCTCCAACATCCTGGCCAAGCTCGCCGTCGGCGGCCGCGGCGAGGCCGCCGCGCTGGCCCACCGGCTGCGGTTGTTCCCGGAGGAGGCCGGCGCCGGGGGGTCCTGA